A genomic region of Salvelinus alpinus chromosome 12, SLU_Salpinus.1, whole genome shotgun sequence contains the following coding sequences:
- the sdc4 gene encoding syndecan-4, with the protein MHKVFLVLFLFASVYSESVRETETWMPMKMTQAVSHDELVASGDAPNGSDFGFPDEERDTFDNEDETDDEDFSGSGDEVTTITLKNDKTMTKPDMNDNKIPDLDRPLMSKPTPNEIEQVQKNNEVSVRGAPKPEEYPSNVLMAHAGEESVFRKTEVLAALIAGGAVGLLFAVFLVLLLVYRMKKKDEGSYDLGKKPIYKKAPTTEIYA; encoded by the exons GTGCGGGAGACTGAGACATGGATGCCCATGAAGATGACCCAAGCCGTGTCGCATGACGAGCTTGTTGCGTCTGGTGACGCCCCCAACGGCTCCGACTTTGGCTTCCCCGATGAGGAGCGCGACACATTTGACAATGAGGATGAAACGGATGATGAAGACTTCTCTGGCTCTGGAGATGAAG TAACTACTATTACACTCAAGAATGACAAAACCATGACAAAG CCTGACATGAACGACAACAAGATCCCAGACCTGGACAGACCCCTGATGTCCAAACCCACACCAAATGAGATTGAACAGGTCCAGAAGAACAATGAAGTGTCCGTGCGTGGTGCTCCCAAACCCGAGGAGTACCCATCAAACGTACTGATGGCCCATGCAGGGGAGGAGAGCGTCTTCAGAAAAACAGAGGTCTTAGCAG CTCTGATTGCTGGTGGAGCAGTGGGGCTGCTCTTTGCCGTCTTCCTCGTCCTTCTGCTCGTCTATCGCATGAAGAAGAAGGACGAAGGCAGCTACGACCTGGGAAAGAAGCCCATTTACAAAAAGGCTCCGACAACGGAGATCTATGCCTGA